From Syngnathus scovelli strain Florida chromosome 14, RoL_Ssco_1.2, whole genome shotgun sequence, one genomic window encodes:
- the ppie gene encoding peptidyl-prolyl cis-trans isomerase E: MAASKRVLYVGGLAEEVDEKVLHAAFIPFGDITDVQIPLDYETEKHRGFAFVEFELAEDAAAAIDNMNESELFGRTVRVNIAKPMRIKEGSSRPVWSDDDWLKKFSGKTLEEAEVEAAGQTANTATQEAEPPAKKGRINPQVYMDIKIGNKPAGRLRFLLRADVVPMTAENFRCLCTHEKGYGYKGSSFHRIIPQFMCQGGDFTNHNGTGGKSIYGRKFDDENFVLKHTAPGQLSMANSGTNTNGSQFFITNDKTDWLDGKHVVFGELVEGMDVLREMEAQGTKDGKVKQKVIISDCGECV, translated from the exons ATGGCGGCAAGCAAGAGGGTTTTGTATGTTG GTGGGCTGGCGGAGGAAGTGGACGAGAAAGTGTTGCATGCTGCTTTTATTCCCTTTGGAGACATCACAGATGTCCAAATTCCATTAGACTACGAGACAG AAAAGCACAGAGGTTTTGCATTTGTTGAGTTTGAACTGGCAGAG GATGCCGCTGCAGCTATTGACAACATG AATGAATCCGAGCTTTTCGGTCGGACTGTCCGTGTCAACATCGCCAAGCCAATGAGAATCAAAGAAGGATCCTCTCGACCAG TGTGGTCGGATGATGACTGGCTGAAGAAGTTCTCAGGAAAGACTTTAGAAGAGGCTGAGGTCGAGGCTGCAGGACAAACAGCCAACACTGCTACTCAAGAG GCAGAGCCCCCTGCTAAAAAGGGAAGAATTAATCCGCAGGTCTACATGGATATCAAGATCGGCAACAAACCTGCAGGAAGACTTCGCTTCCTTCTTCGGGCCGACGTTGTTCCCATGACAGCAG AAAACTTCCGTTGCTTATGCACACATGAAAAGGGATATGGCTATAAAGGGAGCAGCTTTCATCGCATCATTCCCCAGTTCATGTGCCAAGGAGGTGACTTCACCAACCACAACGGCACCGGCGGCAAATCCATTTATGGACGAAAGTTCGATGATGAAAACTTTGTCCTCAAACACACCGCTCCAG GGCAGCTCTCCATGGCCAACTCTGGAACCAACACCAATGGCTCCCAGTTCTTCATCACCAATGACAAAACAGACTGGCTGGATGGCAAACATGTGGTGTTTGGAGAGCTGGTGGAGGGGATGGATGTACTTCGTGAAATGGAG GCTCAGGGGACAAAAGATGGCAAAGTAAAGCAGAAAGTCATCATCTCAGATTGTGGAGAATGCGTGTAA